From the genome of Eublepharis macularius isolate TG4126 chromosome 12, MPM_Emac_v1.0, whole genome shotgun sequence, one region includes:
- the SPACA4 gene encoding sperm acrosome membrane-associated protein 4, with protein MKHPRFFSIFCLLTGMLPPIFSKECYFCEITASARCPSTKMVCGDDEDCFEGQGAAMGVSLIKNKGCTRAINCGKEQPVSYMGVTYSLVTNCCQGDMCNTAQAITAPSLFLQLLFTGMILLSLL; from the coding sequence ATGAAACATCCTCGCTTCTTCAGCATCTTCTGCCTTCTGACTGGCATGTTGCCCCCCATCTTCTCTAAAGAATGCTACTTTTGTGAAATCACTGCCTCAGCAAGGTGTCCCAGCACCAAAATGGTTTGTGGAGATGATGAAGATTGCTTTGAGGGCCAAGGAGCTGCCATGGGTGTCTCACTGATCAAAAATAAAGGTTGCACGCGTGCCATCAACTGTGGCAAGGAGCAACCTGTCTCCTATATGGGAGTCACCTACAGCTTGGTCACCAACTGCTGTCAGGGAGACATGTGCAATACAGCTCAGGCCATAACAGCTCCATCCCTTTTTCTCCAACTTCTCTTCACAGGCATGATCCTGCTAAGTCTCCTGTGA